From a region of the Hymenobacter jejuensis genome:
- a CDS encoding exonuclease SbcCD subunit D C-terminal domain-containing protein, whose protein sequence is MRVLHTADWHLGQRFISGHERTDEHRFFLEWLVQTVREQNVEVLVLAGDVFDTGSPSNAALELYYSFLMNMRGTSCRDIVIVGGNHDSPATLNAPARLLRHLRVHVVGCVPDCFEDQVIILNDAQDQPGLVVCAVPFLRDRDVRLSVPGESAEEREIRIRQGIADHYARFTELVAAHKAAGLPVLATGHLYAAGGAASDSERTIHVGNLGQVSAEHFPEAFDYVALGHLHRPQRVGGREHIRYSGSPIPLSFSEVDHPKQVVLLDITPGSLSLETLEVPGARRLIRWHGSLEEVLNHLTTYDNTGYQLPAWVDVEVRSELTQLEVAEQLLKVIDLLDRTQLEVLARRHFRIVTLRPLDEPEPLTRGLDDFTEREVFERRLDDEPEESRAELLSTFDELLELMREG, encoded by the coding sequence ATGCGAGTTCTTCATACCGCCGACTGGCATCTGGGCCAGCGCTTTATCAGTGGCCACGAGCGCACCGACGAGCACCGCTTCTTTCTGGAGTGGCTGGTGCAAACGGTGCGCGAGCAGAACGTGGAAGTGCTGGTGCTGGCCGGCGACGTCTTCGATACAGGTTCGCCTTCCAATGCGGCCCTGGAGCTGTATTACTCGTTTCTGATGAACATGCGCGGCACCAGCTGCCGCGACATCGTGATTGTGGGCGGCAACCACGACTCCCCGGCCACGCTCAACGCCCCGGCGCGCCTGTTGCGTCATTTGCGGGTGCACGTAGTCGGTTGCGTGCCCGATTGCTTTGAGGACCAGGTAATTATCCTGAACGATGCCCAGGACCAGCCGGGCCTGGTGGTGTGTGCCGTACCGTTTCTGCGCGACCGCGACGTGCGCCTGTCGGTGCCGGGCGAATCGGCGGAGGAGCGCGAAATCCGCATTCGACAGGGCATTGCTGATCATTACGCCCGCTTCACAGAGCTAGTGGCGGCGCACAAAGCCGCCGGGTTGCCAGTGCTGGCTACGGGCCATCTGTACGCCGCCGGCGGGGCCGCCTCCGATTCGGAGCGCACCATTCACGTCGGCAACCTGGGGCAAGTGTCTGCCGAGCATTTTCCAGAAGCATTTGACTATGTGGCACTTGGCCACTTGCACCGCCCACAGCGGGTAGGCGGCCGCGAGCACATTCGCTACTCGGGCTCCCCTATTCCGCTCTCGTTTTCCGAGGTCGATCATCCGAAGCAAGTCGTTTTGCTCGACATCACGCCCGGTTCGCTGAGTCTCGAAACGCTGGAGGTGCCCGGCGCCCGCAGGCTCATCCGGTGGCACGGCTCGCTGGAAGAAGTGCTGAACCACTTAACTACCTACGACAATACGGGTTACCAACTCCCCGCCTGGGTTGATGTGGAAGTACGCTCTGAGCTCACGCAACTCGAAGTAGCTGAGCAGCTTCTGAAAGTCATCGACCTGCTCGACCGTACGCAGTTGGAGGTGCTGGCCCGCCGCCATTTCCGCATCGTAACGCTCCGTCCTCTCGACGAGCCGGAGCCGCTCACCCGCGGCCTCGACGACTTCACGGAGCGCGAAGTCTTTGAGCGCCGCCTAGACGATGAGCCCGAAGAGTCGCGTGCTGAACTACTGAGCACGTTTGACGAGTTGTTGGAATTGATGCGGGAAGGATAG
- a CDS encoding SbcC/MukB-like Walker B domain-containing protein translates to MKILRVRFFNLNSLRGQHEVNFGNSPLSDSGLFAITGPTGAGKTTILDAITLALYGQVPRHDGSGSEQVMSHGTGESWAEVEFQVNERVYRAKWGQHRARRKPDGPLQDSKMELSEQQIVDGEETWPFLETYKSRVPGKVAELSGLEYRQFLRSVLLAQGDFTRFLKSSPGERAQLLEKITDTRKYSDISVAAFRKAKDEAQRVEVLRAGMAGVTLLSAEELAILETEVQDFKAQLAIANQEQQRLIEAQNWLRKLEELTARQNQGQSKLSRLAGEAETLAPVRQQVQRHEQALPFRTPWALLQQAEGQIQQLLREAESLQHQLPQLQAEVATAQQARETARQARTAALAVQQEQEPKLREAEQLDSLMRQAEVQLQSDRQKYDERNEQCKRQKAELEHLTQQTHTFRQQLKELAKWLGEHTQLAELTNALPELTANLQDWDHLQAELGQLRQRQAESVRRLQDAANTAERYQQQALTGQQRLSDIKAQQHDTAMRRDEWFRRLQHHAAGLQHEYDAQQQHWDDLRRSNSLQQLILSHTETRQLLSPGEPCPVCGATEHPFAAGLLGVSEESLQRDQQREEELSQRVRALNARLNRASTYVGMLEQAGGQLADTPPAIIPLLPESEEKAAADAVKSIVQQLRELDQQHAAAEVALTQAVSQQASFQLQQQDYQADAAKIEAGLRDAEERVPVVKEPITSLLSSFGLTFNGENGRALVERCKQLIADFEQKKLAQATVEKQRDENQIRLEELTKSHTETNQWLREHKHDIVEKHTAIQQQKAKRQALYAGPDVAQAFRELAAAVQQADALLQQAERQVQEHENRLARTDEQLRQRQQDAARRQQEREQQYAALVTNLQTAGLTPDPTALATLLLPDSEVRRLADQLQAHERDVAATQQALTEAAHQFQMEQARALTNDPIESVDSQLVAIRQLIADLNQQLGQRQQRLTDHQRGLERHAEMAAQLERQQQEARRWRQLADLIGSADGKKFSEFAQGLTLARLVELANRHLQRLTDRYRITRNPDEHLDLLITDHYQGDSARSMNSLSGGESFLVSLALALGLSELAGRKTQIDTLFIDEGFGTLDPDTLDIALSALEMLQGSGKMIGIISHVEALKERVTTQINVRKGAGGVSTLRVVGFGEAL, encoded by the coding sequence ATGAAAATTCTCCGCGTCCGTTTCTTTAACCTGAATTCCTTGCGAGGACAGCACGAGGTCAACTTTGGCAATTCGCCATTGTCCGACTCGGGCTTGTTCGCTATTACCGGGCCTACCGGCGCGGGCAAAACCACCATTCTCGACGCCATCACGCTGGCTCTCTACGGCCAAGTGCCACGCCACGACGGCAGCGGCTCGGAGCAGGTAATGAGCCACGGGACGGGCGAGAGTTGGGCGGAAGTGGAGTTTCAGGTCAATGAGCGGGTATACCGCGCCAAGTGGGGTCAGCACCGCGCCCGGCGCAAGCCCGACGGTCCGCTGCAGGACTCGAAAATGGAGCTCAGCGAACAGCAAATTGTAGACGGGGAAGAGACGTGGCCCTTTCTGGAAACGTACAAATCCAGGGTTCCCGGCAAAGTTGCCGAGCTGAGCGGCCTCGAATACCGGCAGTTTCTGCGCTCGGTGCTGCTGGCGCAAGGCGATTTTACACGGTTTCTGAAGTCGAGCCCCGGCGAACGGGCGCAACTTCTGGAGAAGATCACGGACACGCGCAAGTATTCCGACATCTCCGTTGCGGCTTTCCGCAAGGCCAAAGACGAAGCCCAGCGCGTGGAAGTCTTGCGTGCCGGCATGGCGGGGGTTACGCTGCTTTCGGCAGAGGAACTGGCCATATTGGAAACGGAGGTTCAAGATTTTAAGGCCCAGCTCGCCATTGCCAACCAGGAGCAACAACGCCTTATCGAAGCGCAAAATTGGCTGCGCAAACTGGAAGAACTCACGGCTCGTCAGAACCAGGGCCAAAGCAAATTGAGCCGCTTGGCCGGTGAAGCCGAAACGCTGGCGCCTGTGCGCCAACAGGTGCAGCGCCACGAGCAGGCCTTGCCCTTCCGAACGCCTTGGGCTTTGTTGCAACAAGCGGAAGGCCAAATACAACAGCTACTGCGCGAGGCGGAGAGCTTGCAACACCAACTGCCCCAGCTACAGGCGGAAGTAGCCACGGCCCAACAGGCCCGCGAGACTGCGCGGCAAGCCCGGACGGCGGCCTTGGCCGTGCAGCAAGAGCAGGAGCCCAAATTGCGGGAGGCCGAACAGCTCGACAGCCTCATGCGCCAAGCAGAGGTGCAGCTTCAGTCCGACCGCCAGAAGTACGACGAGCGTAACGAGCAATGCAAGCGCCAGAAAGCCGAACTCGAGCATCTGACGCAGCAAACCCACACCTTTCGGCAGCAGCTGAAGGAGTTGGCCAAATGGCTCGGCGAGCACACTCAACTGGCTGAGCTCACCAACGCGCTGCCCGAGCTAACGGCTAACCTCCAGGACTGGGATCACTTGCAAGCCGAACTAGGCCAGTTGCGGCAGCGACAGGCCGAGTCGGTGCGCCGGCTTCAGGATGCCGCAAATACCGCTGAACGTTACCAGCAACAGGCACTTACTGGGCAACAACGTCTGTCGGATATCAAAGCCCAACAACACGATACGGCGATGCGGCGCGACGAGTGGTTTCGGCGGCTCCAGCACCACGCGGCCGGTTTGCAGCACGAATACGACGCACAGCAGCAGCATTGGGATGATTTGCGCCGCTCCAATTCGCTCCAACAGCTTATTCTGTCGCACACCGAAACCCGCCAACTCCTGTCGCCGGGCGAGCCGTGCCCCGTTTGCGGCGCTACCGAGCACCCGTTTGCCGCAGGCTTACTGGGCGTGAGCGAGGAATCGTTGCAGCGCGACCAACAGCGCGAAGAAGAACTCAGTCAGCGCGTGCGCGCCTTGAATGCCCGTCTGAACCGCGCGTCCACATACGTAGGCATGCTCGAACAAGCGGGCGGCCAACTTGCGGATACGCCGCCGGCAATCATCCCTCTCCTGCCCGAATCGGAAGAGAAAGCAGCGGCCGACGCGGTCAAAAGCATCGTGCAACAGCTTCGGGAGCTGGACCAGCAACACGCCGCCGCAGAAGTGGCTCTGACACAGGCTGTTAGCCAGCAGGCATCTTTCCAACTGCAACAGCAAGACTATCAAGCGGATGCGGCCAAGATTGAAGCTGGCTTGCGCGACGCTGAAGAACGCGTGCCGGTGGTTAAGGAGCCGATTACCAGCCTTCTGAGCAGCTTTGGTCTGACCTTCAATGGCGAAAACGGGCGGGCACTCGTAGAGCGCTGCAAACAGCTGATTGCCGATTTTGAGCAAAAGAAACTCGCGCAGGCGACCGTCGAAAAGCAGCGGGACGAGAACCAGATCCGGTTGGAGGAACTAACCAAATCGCACACCGAAACCAACCAGTGGCTGCGCGAGCACAAGCACGACATTGTTGAAAAGCACACCGCGATTCAGCAGCAAAAAGCGAAGCGCCAGGCACTTTACGCGGGCCCCGACGTGGCGCAGGCTTTCCGGGAACTGGCCGCGGCCGTGCAGCAAGCCGACGCGCTCTTGCAACAAGCGGAGCGACAAGTTCAGGAGCACGAAAACCGCTTGGCCCGTACCGACGAGCAGCTGCGCCAGCGGCAGCAGGATGCGGCGCGGCGCCAACAGGAACGTGAACAGCAGTACGCGGCGCTGGTCACCAATCTTCAAACGGCGGGCCTCACGCCCGACCCCACTGCACTGGCAACGCTGCTGTTGCCCGATTCGGAAGTGCGTCGCCTTGCCGACCAGCTGCAAGCGCACGAGCGGGATGTGGCCGCCACCCAACAGGCCCTGACGGAAGCCGCCCATCAGTTTCAGATGGAACAGGCACGCGCGCTGACAAACGATCCTATCGAATCCGTTGATAGTCAATTAGTTGCCATAAGGCAGTTGATTGCTGATCTTAACCAGCAGCTTGGGCAGCGGCAGCAGCGACTCACCGATCACCAGCGCGGTTTGGAGCGGCACGCCGAAATGGCGGCTCAACTCGAACGGCAGCAGCAGGAAGCGCGCCGTTGGCGGCAGCTGGCCGACTTGATCGGTTCGGCCGACGGCAAGAAGTTCAGCGAATTTGCGCAGGGCCTCACGCTGGCCCGTTTGGTGGAGTTGGCTAATCGCCACTTGCAGCGCCTCACCGATCGCTACCGCATCACGCGCAACCCCGACGAGCACCTCGATTTGCTCATCACCGACCACTACCAAGGCGACAGCGCCCGCTCGATGAACTCGCTTTCGGGCGGCGAAAGCTTCTTGGTGAGCCTGGCGCTGGCCTTGGGATTGTCGGAGTTGGCAGGACGCAAAACGCAGATTGACACGCTGTTCATCGACGAAGGCTTCGGCACTCTCGACCCCGATACGCTGGACATTGCACTGTCGGCGCTGGAAATGCTGCAAGGCTCGGGCAAGATGATCGGCATCATTTCGCACGTCGAGGCCCTCAAAGAGCGCGTCACGACCCAGATCAACGTACGCAAGGGCGCTGGTGGCGTAAGCACGCTGCGGGTAGTTGGGTTCGGCGAAGCGTTGTAG
- a CDS encoding DUF6687 family protein: MKFVPFAQVRRQPTIIVDSTGLGAALVLAHWRGAATPEPFRDDTSAGSVLRFLHSSPVLENVANAVTANHFDVDGFVGVWAMLNPEQALRHEHLLRLVATLGDFREINWHDPLADHALTLVCWLNAKEKELFYPPFGAPVLRRREDEASAEKFEWFLPRFGEILENPELDHTVWEPEYKRVRQAVAVLQSSDKQTVVYEDIGLVVVRTPAPVPYYALFGPTAGFDMVLSIYEGNRYEFEYKYTTWVDLESRPTLPRLPLDALAARLNALEQTVRRWTFDPVTDTGPVLRLSGKGLSKMHRYADPDQRPIYASSIAPETIEQDVVGFFRHRYAGIQPRRYWSWAEIREAGAQ; the protein is encoded by the coding sequence ATGAAGTTTGTTCCCTTCGCGCAGGTGCGCCGCCAGCCCACCATTATTGTCGATAGCACCGGGCTGGGAGCGGCGCTTGTGCTGGCTCATTGGCGCGGGGCCGCCACGCCCGAGCCCTTCCGCGACGATACCAGTGCCGGTTCGGTACTGCGCTTTCTCCACTCTTCACCAGTGCTGGAAAACGTAGCCAACGCGGTGACGGCCAACCATTTCGATGTTGACGGTTTTGTAGGCGTCTGGGCGATGCTGAATCCCGAGCAGGCGCTGCGCCACGAGCATCTGTTGCGTCTGGTAGCAACGTTGGGCGATTTTCGGGAGATAAACTGGCACGACCCGCTCGCCGATCACGCCCTGACGCTCGTGTGCTGGCTGAATGCCAAGGAGAAAGAGCTGTTTTATCCGCCCTTTGGCGCTCCCGTATTGCGGCGCCGCGAAGACGAAGCATCAGCGGAAAAATTTGAGTGGTTTCTGCCACGTTTCGGCGAGATCCTCGAAAATCCGGAGCTGGACCATACCGTTTGGGAACCCGAATACAAGCGGGTGCGCCAAGCAGTAGCTGTATTACAAAGTTCTGATAAACAGACAGTTGTTTATGAAGATATTGGTTTGGTCGTCGTGCGCACGCCGGCGCCAGTGCCTTATTATGCCTTGTTTGGCCCCACGGCGGGCTTCGACATGGTGCTAAGCATCTACGAAGGCAATCGGTATGAATTTGAGTACAAATACACCACTTGGGTTGACCTCGAATCGCGCCCGACGCTGCCGCGTTTGCCGTTGGACGCGCTGGCTGCCCGCCTCAACGCCCTCGAACAAACCGTTCGCCGTTGGACTTTCGACCCTGTGACGGACACGGGGCCCGTGCTGCGCCTTTCGGGCAAAGGCCTCAGCAAGATGCACCGCTACGCCGACCCCGATCAGCGGCCGATTTATGCCTCTTCTATCGCTCCCGAAACCATTGAGCAGGACGTGGTTGGCTTTTTTCGGCATCGGTACGCGGGTATCCAACCTCGACGTTACTGGTCGTGGGCGGAGATACGGGAAGCGGGCGCTCAGTAG
- a CDS encoding HNH endonuclease, with amino-acid sequence MSRRANEARRGQLAAQSPNEPQCQLCERQVRYVSRHHLVPREEGGRHGPVVDLCQPCHSTVHLLLTNRILAKQYSTIEALRSAEELQKYLHWIRRSRVEHISNRRRKQ; translated from the coding sequence ATGTCGAGACGTGCCAACGAAGCCCGACGGGGCCAGCTCGCTGCCCAAAGCCCAAATGAGCCGCAGTGCCAATTGTGCGAGCGGCAAGTGCGGTATGTGTCGCGGCACCATTTGGTACCGCGTGAGGAAGGGGGCCGCCACGGGCCAGTCGTGGATTTGTGCCAACCCTGCCACAGTACAGTTCATTTGCTGCTGACCAATCGTATCTTGGCAAAGCAATATTCCACCATCGAGGCGCTGCGCAGCGCCGAGGAGCTGCAAAAGTACCTGCACTGGATTCGCCGCAGCCGCGTAGAGCACATTTCCAATCGTCGCCGAAAGCAATAA
- the trxA gene encoding thioredoxin, with product MAKKSFAELISSPGMPVLVDFYADWCGPCKTMAPILQQVAAQHEGKLKVIKVDVDRNPAAAQQYRVQGIPTLILFHKGQQVWRQSGVVPATQLTQAVQAYL from the coding sequence ATGGCTAAGAAATCATTTGCCGAACTCATTAGTAGCCCGGGCATGCCGGTGCTCGTCGATTTTTATGCGGATTGGTGCGGACCCTGCAAAACGATGGCGCCCATTCTGCAACAGGTAGCCGCACAGCACGAAGGCAAGCTCAAGGTGATCAAAGTGGACGTGGACCGCAATCCGGCGGCGGCCCAACAGTACCGGGTGCAAGGCATTCCTACGCTGATTTTGTTTCACAAGGGACAGCAAGTGTGGCGGCAGTCGGGCGTGGTGCCGGCAACCCAACTCACGCAGGCAGTGCAGGCGTATTTGTAG
- a CDS encoding TonB-dependent receptor, which produces MVFWSAPLALVAQGRFLLSGYVRASSDRSMLPGASVAVPALNTGTTADSTGFYALPLPPGRHRLVISFIGYETITRDINLTQNQRQGFALSSSNNELGEVVVEGSGSLEQKLQTTQMSVEHLSVKEAKLLPALFGEVDLLKTLQLKPGVQNGGEGTSGLFVRGGSSDQNLVLVDEAVVYNPAHLFGLFSVFNPDAVQSVDLFKGGFPAQYGGRLSSVVDVKLREGSREKYSVSGGLGLISSRLTVEGPIVKKKGSFILSGRRTYFDIFTRQINKINEGKADYNPIPNYYFYDFNAKANYALGEKDQVFFSGYYGHDIFGFNSSNGFNFDFSWGNAVATARWNHVFSSKLFVNTTASFTRYQYNITNKLDQFSFGLTSQIRDYALRTDVEYTPNSHHTWKFGAIITAHDFGVGRLKAGSTDGRIDFGSDVSYLGQEAGAYVSDNFKFSNKLQIDYGLRLSGFHSGSDTYGGLEPRGAVRYSITPTTSLKASYALMYQYVHLVTNTGATLPTDIWYPSRLSVKPQRSQQVATGVSFLLGKGKYLLTNEIYYKWAHNQIDFRDGAQLFANDNLDAEFLFGKGWAYGNELYLEKKQGRTTGWIGYTLSWSKRRFPPQLGTQGINGGRTFYPTYDRRHNLTVVALHQLSERFNLTGSFVYTTGSATTLPQSRYFFQDVQGVEYTAVPVYPDRNSYRLAPYHRLDLGVVYKLRPRHGESDLTLSIYNAYNRRNPYFVYFDQVKDKQTKQILSYRARQVSLFPVIPSITYNFKF; this is translated from the coding sequence TTGGTTTTCTGGTCTGCACCCTTGGCGTTAGTTGCGCAGGGGCGCTTCCTGCTGAGCGGGTACGTACGCGCTTCCTCCGACCGTAGCATGCTGCCCGGCGCCTCGGTAGCCGTGCCGGCGCTCAACACCGGTACCACCGCCGACTCGACGGGCTTCTATGCCTTGCCCCTGCCGCCGGGCCGGCACCGGTTGGTCATTTCCTTCATTGGCTACGAGACGATAACCCGCGACATCAACCTGACGCAGAACCAGCGCCAGGGCTTTGCGCTTTCGTCTTCTAACAACGAGCTAGGCGAGGTAGTGGTAGAAGGCTCGGGCTCGCTGGAGCAGAAGCTTCAGACAACCCAGATGAGTGTGGAGCATCTTTCGGTGAAGGAAGCCAAGCTGCTGCCGGCCTTGTTTGGCGAAGTCGACTTGCTCAAAACCTTACAGCTCAAGCCCGGCGTGCAAAATGGCGGCGAAGGCACCTCGGGCCTCTTCGTACGCGGCGGCTCTTCCGACCAGAACCTAGTGCTTGTGGACGAAGCGGTGGTCTACAACCCGGCGCACTTGTTCGGCCTGTTTTCGGTGTTTAACCCCGATGCGGTGCAAAGTGTGGACCTTTTCAAAGGCGGGTTCCCGGCGCAGTACGGCGGCCGGTTGTCGTCGGTGGTGGATGTGAAGCTGCGCGAAGGCAGCCGCGAGAAGTACAGCGTGAGCGGCGGGCTGGGCCTGATTTCGTCGCGCCTGACGGTGGAAGGACCGATTGTGAAGAAAAAGGGATCCTTTATTCTGTCGGGGCGGCGCACCTACTTCGACATTTTTACGCGCCAGATCAACAAGATCAACGAAGGCAAGGCAGACTACAACCCTATTCCTAATTACTACTTCTACGACTTCAACGCCAAGGCCAACTACGCGCTTGGCGAGAAAGATCAGGTCTTCTTCAGCGGCTACTACGGGCACGACATATTCGGGTTCAATAGCTCCAACGGGTTCAATTTTGACTTTAGCTGGGGCAACGCCGTGGCAACGGCCCGCTGGAATCACGTGTTTTCGTCGAAGCTGTTCGTCAATACCACGGCTTCGTTTACGCGCTACCAGTACAACATCACCAACAAGCTCGATCAGTTTAGCTTCGGGCTGACGTCCCAAATCCGGGATTACGCCCTGAGGACCGACGTAGAGTACACGCCCAACAGCCACCACACCTGGAAATTCGGGGCCATTATCACGGCACACGACTTCGGAGTTGGGCGCCTGAAGGCCGGCAGCACCGACGGCCGGATTGACTTTGGCTCCGATGTAAGCTATCTGGGGCAGGAAGCCGGGGCGTATGTTTCCGATAACTTCAAATTCAGCAACAAGCTCCAGATCGATTATGGACTGCGGCTGTCGGGCTTTCACAGCGGCTCCGATACGTATGGTGGCCTAGAGCCCCGCGGCGCCGTGCGGTATTCTATTACGCCAACCACCTCATTGAAAGCCAGTTACGCCCTGATGTACCAGTACGTGCACCTGGTCACTAACACGGGTGCCACGCTGCCCACCGACATTTGGTACCCGTCGCGGCTTTCGGTGAAGCCCCAGCGCTCGCAGCAGGTGGCTACGGGAGTCAGTTTCTTACTGGGCAAAGGCAAATACTTGCTTACCAATGAGATATACTACAAGTGGGCGCACAACCAGATTGACTTCCGCGATGGGGCTCAGTTGTTTGCCAACGACAACCTCGACGCCGAGTTTCTGTTTGGCAAGGGCTGGGCGTACGGCAACGAGCTGTACCTGGAGAAAAAACAGGGCCGCACCACCGGCTGGATTGGCTACACGCTTTCTTGGTCGAAGCGGCGCTTCCCACCTCAGTTGGGCACGCAGGGCATCAACGGCGGGCGCACTTTTTATCCCACGTATGACCGCCGCCACAACCTGACCGTGGTAGCGCTGCACCAGCTTTCGGAGCGCTTCAACCTGACGGGCTCGTTTGTATATACCACAGGCTCAGCGACTACCTTGCCGCAGAGCCGGTACTTTTTTCAGGATGTGCAGGGCGTGGAATACACGGCCGTGCCGGTGTATCCTGACCGCAACAGCTACCGGCTGGCGCCCTACCACCGCCTTGATTTGGGCGTAGTATACAAGTTGCGCCCGCGCCACGGCGAATCCGATCTGACGCTGAGCATTTACAATGCGTACAATCGGCGTAATCCGTATTTTGTATACTTCGATCAGGTGAAGGACAAACAAACCAAACAGATCCTAAGCTACCGTGCCCGGCAGGTGTCGCTGTTCCCCGTGATTCCCTCGATTACCTATAATTTCAAATTTTAA
- a CDS encoding DUF4249 domain-containing protein has protein sequence MHNLFIIRYLQKYLGGLSALLVLAFATGCGLQKDIDVELPAGPAQLVVECYLENNQIPRLTVSETTPYLADPTPAVPTDATVVLTYPDGHRETLTYGPGISRQGKAYTHIGKQRLTVKPGDKFVLDVTDTQGRHVTGTAIAPTVVTIDTLEWKFNDKPAEERQAYVLNTFQDPAGTLDFYRFQIHRNSLANGSEIDYMIEDRLNDGKKITLGTSYQFDSGDTLVVSLYHFDQPYYRYMQSVQNARNANGNPFAQPSAIQSTVQGGLGVFTVLSYQRKTIIIK, from the coding sequence ATGCATAACTTGTTTATTATCAGGTATTTACAAAAGTATTTAGGCGGATTGTCGGCGCTACTTGTGCTGGCGTTTGCTACCGGCTGCGGCTTGCAAAAAGACATCGATGTGGAGTTGCCCGCCGGACCAGCGCAGCTAGTGGTGGAATGCTATCTGGAAAACAACCAGATTCCGCGCTTAACGGTCTCGGAAACAACGCCTTATTTGGCCGATCCCACCCCTGCCGTCCCGACCGACGCTACAGTGGTGCTCACCTACCCCGATGGCCATCGCGAAACGCTGACTTACGGCCCCGGAATCAGCCGCCAGGGCAAGGCTTACACGCACATCGGCAAGCAACGCCTGACGGTGAAGCCCGGCGACAAGTTCGTGCTCGACGTGACGGACACGCAGGGCCGCCACGTTACCGGCACAGCCATTGCCCCGACGGTGGTTACGATCGACACGCTAGAGTGGAAATTTAACGACAAGCCAGCTGAAGAGCGCCAGGCCTACGTGCTCAATACCTTTCAGGACCCCGCGGGCACGCTGGATTTCTACCGCTTTCAGATTCACCGCAACAGCCTCGCCAACGGTTCGGAAATCGATTATATGATTGAAGATCGCCTCAACGACGGCAAGAAAATCACCCTGGGCACGAGTTATCAGTTCGACTCAGGCGACACGCTCGTGGTTAGCCTTTACCACTTCGACCAGCCGTATTACCGCTACATGCAATCGGTGCAGAACGCGCGCAATGCCAACGGCAACCCTTTTGCCCAGCCCTCGGCCATCCAATCGACGGTGCAAGGCGGCTTAGGCGTGTTCACGGTGCTGAGCTACCAGCGCAAAACCATTATTATCAAATAA
- a CDS encoding lipocalin-like domain-containing protein: MYRTRTQAILLSCLLLTTLLSSCDPSSCGCAPPPAPHVTAAQLLHKWQQSELQIGTPSVVVRDNDIKNRYAIEFRTDGTYTQTLLADNSTYTGTWMLMEPDNRMLHLTDQKGDIQEYTIISVSDQTLVYSRPNKAGQQEYYSFKLVY, from the coding sequence ATGTACCGCACTCGTACTCAAGCCATTCTGTTGTCGTGCCTGCTGCTGACTACACTGCTAAGCAGCTGCGATCCAAGCTCTTGCGGTTGCGCGCCACCGCCAGCACCCCATGTTACGGCGGCGCAACTGCTTCATAAGTGGCAACAGAGCGAATTACAGATCGGTACGCCTTCGGTAGTTGTTAGGGACAACGACATCAAAAATCGCTATGCCATCGAGTTCCGGACCGATGGCACATACACCCAAACGCTGCTCGCCGATAACTCCACTTACACCGGGACGTGGATGCTGATGGAGCCCGACAACCGAATGCTGCACCTCACCGATCAAAAAGGTGATATTCAAGAATATACCATTATCAGCGTTAGCGATCAGACACTGGTATACTCGCGGCCGAACAAAGCCGGACAACAGGAATATTACAGCTTTAAGCTCGTGTACTAA
- a CDS encoding purine-nucleoside phosphorylase: MMQQLREAADYIRPLLGDFQPEFGIILGTGLGALVEELDVVQTLPYASLPHFPVSTVESHSGNLLAATLGGRRVLVMQGRFHYYEGYAMEQVVFPVRVMKLLGIQKLFVSNASGGLNPEYNYSDLMLIEDHINLQPTNPLIGKNLNELGPRFPDMLEPYDLGLLAQAEAAAQQLGFADKVRRGVYASLPGPMLETPAEYRYLRTIGADAVGMSTVPEVIAAVHLGLPVLAVSVITDLCSPGKLKRVQLADILRVASDAEPRLTALLKAVVAQQ, translated from the coding sequence ATGATGCAGCAGCTTCGCGAAGCCGCCGACTACATCCGTCCGCTTCTGGGCGATTTTCAACCGGAATTTGGGATTATACTCGGTACGGGCCTTGGGGCGTTGGTCGAGGAGCTCGACGTGGTGCAGACCTTGCCATATGCTTCGTTGCCGCACTTTCCGGTTTCTACGGTCGAAAGCCATTCGGGCAACTTGCTGGCGGCTACGCTCGGCGGCCGGCGGGTGCTGGTAATGCAAGGGCGTTTTCATTATTACGAGGGCTACGCCATGGAGCAGGTCGTGTTTCCGGTGCGCGTCATGAAGTTGCTGGGCATTCAGAAGCTGTTTGTGAGTAACGCATCCGGTGGACTCAACCCCGAGTACAACTACAGCGATCTGATGCTGATCGAAGACCATATCAATTTGCAGCCTACTAATCCGCTCATTGGTAAGAACTTAAATGAGCTAGGCCCACGCTTCCCCGATATGCTAGAGCCTTACGACCTTGGTTTGCTGGCTCAGGCCGAAGCCGCGGCGCAGCAGTTGGGCTTTGCCGACAAAGTGCGCCGTGGCGTGTACGCCAGCCTGCCCGGCCCCATGCTCGAAACGCCGGCCGAATACCGCTACCTGCGCACCATCGGGGCCGACGCAGTAGGCATGAGTACCGTGCCAGAAGTAATCGCTGCCGTACACCTAGGTTTGCCGGTACTGGCCGTGTCCGTGATTACCGATTTGTGTTCGCCCGGCAAACTAAAGCGGGTACAACTTGCTGATATACTGCGGGTCGCGTCGGATGCCGAGCCCCGACTTACAGCCTTGCTAAAAGCCGTCGTGGCGCAGCAGTAG